A part of Frankiaceae bacterium genomic DNA contains:
- a CDS encoding helix-turn-helix domain-containing protein translates to MNDGIWRALADPTRRALLDLLRDGPATTGTLAAAFPDVTRFAVMKHLGVLTGAGLVVVRRRGRERWNHLNAVPLRQAYERWMAPYAEKAAVTSLRLKDFVEGGTMNGTLDVANDVTIEAPRERVWDAVTRMGDWWPHRFRDGSTVVLEPVVGGRFYEEWGEGTGALYGTVVRLEAPVHLSVSGPMGMRGAVVGIWSFDLAEADGRTVLSYTHRAFGDVSEETAQGYTSGWGEVLEALRAAVGV, encoded by the coding sequence ATGAACGACGGCATCTGGCGGGCGCTCGCCGACCCGACGCGCAGGGCGTTGCTCGACCTGCTGCGCGACGGGCCGGCGACGACGGGGACGTTGGCGGCGGCGTTTCCCGACGTCACGAGGTTCGCCGTCATGAAGCATCTCGGCGTCCTCACGGGCGCCGGGCTCGTAGTCGTCCGCCGGCGCGGCCGCGAGCGCTGGAACCACCTCAATGCGGTGCCGCTGCGGCAGGCGTACGAGCGCTGGATGGCGCCGTACGCCGAGAAGGCGGCGGTCACGTCGTTGCGGCTCAAGGACTTCGTCGAAGGGGGCACCATGAACGGCACGCTCGACGTCGCGAACGACGTCACGATCGAGGCCCCGCGCGAGCGGGTGTGGGACGCGGTGACGCGGATGGGGGACTGGTGGCCGCACCGTTTCCGCGACGGGTCCACCGTCGTGCTCGAGCCGGTCGTGGGGGGCCGGTTCTACGAGGAGTGGGGTGAGGGAACGGGGGCGCTGTACGGCACCGTCGTGCGTCTCGAGGCGCCTGTGCACCTCTCGGTCAGCGGGCCCATGGGGATGCGTGGCGCGGTCGTGGGGATATGGTCGTTCGACCTCGCCGAGGCCGACGGGCGGACGGTGCTGTCGTACACGCACCGGGCGTTCGGGGACGTCAGCGAGGAGACGGCGCAGGGGTACACGTCCGGCTGGGGCGAGGTGCTCGAGGCGCTCCGGGCGGCCGTGGGGGTGTAG
- a CDS encoding maleylpyruvate isomerase family mycothiol-dependent enzyme: protein MATSLATYVDALAETWSSLASVCSGLSPAEWETPTELPGWSVKDNVSHVVGVELFLLGEPYPPHVVPDLPHIRNDAGRWVEVPVDLRRPVPGASVLAELSDVTARRLAELRALDEPALEETVRGVMDFPMKLKHLLGMRVFDSWAHEQDVRRALGRPGGLTSAAAILSRRRLLLAMSGLVPSAAGRVVVLETTGALPSVATLTLGASYVDGAADAPDVRLVMDFETFVRLGTGRVAYAPGLVSIAGDEGLAEAFLGAMAITP from the coding sequence ATGGCGACGAGCCTCGCGACGTACGTCGACGCGCTGGCGGAGACGTGGTCCTCGCTGGCTTCGGTGTGCAGTGGGCTCTCGCCGGCGGAGTGGGAGACGCCGACCGAGCTGCCAGGGTGGTCCGTCAAGGACAACGTGTCGCACGTCGTGGGGGTCGAGCTGTTCCTCCTCGGCGAGCCGTACCCCCCGCACGTCGTCCCCGACCTGCCGCACATCCGTAACGACGCCGGGCGCTGGGTCGAGGTGCCCGTGGACCTGCGCCGGCCGGTGCCGGGGGCGTCGGTGCTGGCGGAGCTTTCCGACGTGACGGCGCGGCGGCTCGCGGAGCTCCGGGCGCTCGACGAGCCGGCGCTGGAGGAGACCGTCCGCGGCGTCATGGACTTCCCGATGAAGCTCAAGCACCTGCTGGGGATGCGGGTGTTCGACTCGTGGGCGCACGAGCAGGACGTACGGCGGGCTCTCGGCAGGCCCGGCGGGCTGACGTCGGCGGCGGCGATCCTGTCGCGGCGGCGGCTGCTGCTGGCGATGTCGGGCCTCGTCCCGTCGGCTGCCGGCCGGGTCGTGGTTCTCGAGACGACGGGCGCGCTGCCGTCGGTGGCGACGTTGACGCTGGGGGCGTCGTACGTGGACGGCGCCGCCGACGCACCGGACGTACGGCTCGTCATGGACTTCGAGACGTTCGTGCGGCTGGGGACGGGGCGGGTGGCGTACGCGCCGGGACTCGTCTCGATCGCGGGTGACGAGGGGCTGGCGGAGGCGTTCCTGGGCGCGATGGCGATCACGCCGTAG
- a CDS encoding DUF433 domain-containing protein — MSYERISIDHAKMGGLPCIRDLRIPVSTVIGQLAAGRTHADILADFPDLEEADIVAALEYAAAAVQERELPLAAHG; from the coding sequence ATGTCGTACGAGCGGATCAGCATCGACCACGCGAAGATGGGCGGGCTGCCCTGCATTCGCGATCTGCGGATTCCGGTGAGCACGGTGATCGGGCAGCTTGCCGCGGGGCGCACGCACGCTGACATCCTGGCCGACTTCCCCGATCTCGAAGAGGCCGACATCGTGGCGGCGCTGGAGTACGCGGCTGCGGCGGTGCAGGAGCGTGAGC